TGCTCCATCACATTCAACCCGTCCCCGGGAAGATatcaaacttttatttttaacttattatactataaaagatgtcataGTTTATAAAAAAGTTCAACACTAATCAATACATTCATCTAccatttctctcttcattattAGTTAgtacttacttttttctctcttatttatacattcaattattatactttttctctttctatttaacacataaaataatagtattttgtaaaatttatgTCATCACCCAGATATAACATCTATCTCAAGAAAGAGGAAGCGGTATGTAATTCTTTCGAAGTGCCTTTAagatctttaatttaattatttattgacaTTATGGTCGCTTTTTTGGTTTcgttttcttttactttttttacgCTTTTTTGAGTTGAGCAAAAGTCATTAgctatagtaataataatgaatttcttttattatttactgctatattaaagtaaaaagatGAGAGTCTTTATATCAGACTTTTAATTGGTActcttgtatttttatatagctATAGCaattactccatccattcACATGATTGATATTTTAACTCAATAAAATTGACATGATTAAGGTTAAAAGTGCggttttttttctaaaatcttagATGCTATTAGGATGTGTGCTAGAAAGTACTAGTAACTAGATGAAACTATCGATTATAGACTCAGGAAGAGCGAACTAAGCGGTTGTAGGAAGAGCGAACTAAGCGGTTGTCTAGTGCGACTGttgttagaaatttgggctttcacataactaatttaatgtgtatagTTATATTTCAGTTGTCCAATTAAAGTTATTTATTAGAGATTAAAGTTTAGACTAAAGTGTATTTATTcgttatggaaataagtgtagatatcatatgtgattttctatttgatgagggaccgaatagaaaataaagggacttatattatgtataaatatatgttaGGGTTATGTCCCCGGACGTCAGAAGAACATTCGatatctctgtattctctcggcagaCTACTACGAAGAATGTCTCTGATCGTTTAGAAGATCAATAGCCGCTACAAAAGCTATTCCGCCTATCAATTTAATATGGGTCAAGGTACGCTTCCGTTTTATTGTTTATGCTCCTTCTGCGTTGTTATTGGTTAATCATTATAGAGTgctttatgtaattgttcattcaattattccaacaaCCGTTGTATAGCAAGGCTATGGTCGTCGAGTTTGGGGTACTCTAGGATTATcgtagagagagaagaaaaagaaagaaattattatttttagtactgTACTGTTTAGTACACTTTTATATCATTGTTTAGCTACAGTATCAGTACTATGTATCATTGAAATTAATACACACAAGTGCCGGAAAAAAGTTCATCATATAACTCtggtgaaaaaaatgaaattttgtgatttcaaattcaacaCTGAGCATTGTTGAAGTGACCAAGTCAAACACAACTTCATGTTTGAAATTATAGTAAATTACCAATATTTAGACGATTAGATCCCTCTTCAACAGTTCAGCAATAAAGATGCAATCGgaatttggattattttttctataaagGGCACTCCCAAAGTGAAAGTGTATCTTTTCAAAATGACAGTAGATATgtggaaaatgatttcaaaaatGTGGTTAGCCACTTTTGAATTAACCGAAAATAAAGAGATCTTTATCAAAGTAATCCCATAATCAAAGTCtactttttttccattcaaagaaaaataattaaatgaggAACAGATTCATTAGAGTAAGTGGAGATTCGAGTTGCAGGAAAAAGGAAGAGCATTACCATAACAGCATCAGACTGAGATTAAGGATCTATTCACCTTTAatgttacttttatttatttttcattgaaaaaatatagagCCTCTTTAGTTCTTAATTTGTATGATTGGTTTGAGACCAAATCTAAAGTTACACGTGAAATTTGGAAAAGAAGCAACGCATCAAAAAAGTTTAGTGACCAAATTTTTTGTAGCACACAtcaatatcataaatatttgtGTATTAACAAAGTTCCTAACTTTGGTATCAAACTTTTATCAATATTGAAAGCAGGCACCTAATTCCTAAATTCTAGACCTTAGCtgacatattatatatatacggttcaatacttttaaaatgaaataatatactagtataatttttaaaatgaatcaCTTCTGTTTAGTCCATTTATGTTCTAGACAAACATACtaaatatgtttataaaatgatCAACCAGTCAAATTAGTTACTCAATAAAGTTAAGTAATCATTTCGacattaattcattttcaaacTTATAATGTTTGCTGGCTTCGTGATTTATAACCAAagtgaagaagagaaaaagggTCACTCATATAAGATCGCAACGATTTTGAAAGTGATCCGTTTAATTTCACCATTTTTATTCCTTAAATTTCAAGACAAGAAATGGTGAAACAGTGTTAGAGAATAGAGAGAGGAATAAAATGGATGGAATTGGACACAAGTTGCCTAACCCTATAAAAACGTATGTTGACttggaaaatatttcattgacTCATTAAAATACAACAGCTGTAATTGGCATTGAACATATTTATAGAAAGGTTATGTTATCCGTTGcaactattttataaatatttaattaaagatatgtttttatgaacaaattttttttaacgaCGGtcatttttaacttttaagacACATAACAAATTTTTGCTTCAAATGAGATCATTGAGATGtgacctatttttttttatatatttcttatgttactaattttatgttaaaactTTGtagagtaaaaaattattgattgttAAAACTTTGtagagtaaaaaattattgattgtGAACGgaagtagtataaattttatatatctcGAACCATGTTACCATGATATTTCAATCATCAATATCTTAAGTCGTTGATCTTTTATGTCCcttgttatttaaaaaagagatgaagaaagtgGGTTGGATAAAGAGCAAGTggatttcattttaattaatcagaTCAAAAGAAACTTTTGGGCTTTATCCCTTTAATCTTTACCTTTATGCTCCCACTTTGCACTCAACATACCTGGCCTGGGCCCCACTTCCCCTGGTTTTCAAACTAAACAAGATCATGACATGGATAAAAAGTTGAGCATCAACTTTTTTCACTTAACCCCACTTCTTATTGGCTACCAcatcatttcatttaattttaatttttacagaTGCTATTTTCTATTCAACTACAGTATGTGTAACCACAATATTTTCCTCACATAAATCCTTATATATAAGAATGGTAGTGTGATTGAGTTCATACATAACAAGTCAATAAATACTCTTCCTTAAATACCTCAATACTTCATCACACCAAATCACCcctttaatcaaatttaattctttaatcTCTCTTTGTTGTGCTTCCATGGCGGAGGTTGAGGAAAGAAACATATCGGGGATCAAGTTGTTCGGAACAACGATCCCGATCATTAAGGAGCGATCAGAAGCGGGCGATTGTGATCGTGAATCATGGAAAGCGGAAGATCGGGCGGCTGAGAAGAGGCCGGACAAGATCATCCCGTGTCCGAGGTGCAAAAGCACGGAGACCAAGTTTTGTTACTTCAACAACTACAATGTTAATCAGCCCCGACACTTTTGTCGGGGCTGCCAGAGGTACTGGACGGCCGGAGGGGCCCTCCGGAACGTCCCCATCGGAGCCGGCCGCCGCAAAAATAAGCCGGCCACGTCGGAGGGGTGCTTCTTTAATGATGCGCCGCGGATGGAGGTGGAGGAGTGGCGGGCGGCGGAGCATGGCGGTTTTGAGGCGGCGAAGAGGAGGAGATGCGATCTCAATAGTCAGAGTTGCTGAGATATCCGATTCTTTGTCGTGTAGTTTAaggattaatttaattgtggaaaATAGAGAATAGGATATGATCGTTTTTCTACGTTTCTTGTTGTACATATGCACCTTGTACTAGTTggtgattttaaatttttgtatatgATTATACCGTTGAAAATACAAGTAAGACGCGTAGACTAAGAAGCTAGTTTATGTGTAGAAATGTGTGGTAATGAATTGGTCTAACAAGTTAATATATGGTTTATTGAAAAATGGAGCAATATGAAATTAGCCTCGTGATTTTGcgagtataatataattaattaaattcaatcatTTTGTTGTGACACTATTGTTTTTGTAAGTAAATTTCTCATGCTATATCATATAGAGTATATTATACAATCCATTTTACTTGAATATAAGTATATGATTGTTAACATAGTCTTTGAATTCTCTGCAAATGTAGAACAAGTGTAATAGCAGTATGATTGTTAAATACAGTACTTAAAATTTACTCATCTGACAAATTgcggaaggagtattttataGGTGGAgttttataaaagtaatattttgcCAACTATGATACTAATCACAAGAGTGGAAATTGAGATGGAAAACTTCCTTTTgcaaaattcattaattcgCAATAATATAGTAAGACTAGATATATGAAGGCCGGCGCACTTGGATTTTTTAGGAGAGTTTTTGATACGATATGATCTGCGCCATTCAACAATCTATTTAAGTTGCATAGCATAGGAAtctaatgaataataaaacaaggGTCAAGAACTAAACACCACAAAGCTAAAACACAGCATTCTAGATAAATCAATGTTCGAACACGCTACgaacaattatatttaaactCTCGAATTTTTTAGATGATGAATGACGAGAAAAACAATTATAATTCTCAATTTGATAAGTCGATGAAATTTTGCTTGAACACTTTGCTGGTCGAGACACAATTGAGTAAAAGAgttaaaactcaaaactataattatatttatctatGTTTACAAGACTCGAATAAGTTCAATTTATAAGCACAAAAATAACTTGTAATTCTACTAGAAAACGGAAACTTAATCTTGATCCCTTAGGGACTGactcaacaaataattaaataaacatcaGACGAACCAACTATGCTAtgacaattaaatttaaacacTATAGATTTCAACTCTCATGCAAAGTCTTGGGCCTTGGCCTTGAAATTCTTACAAAACTTGCATATAGTCGATGAGCCATTATAGAGCATGGCCCAGTCTGATGAGACAGACACcactagtatttaattttctgtttCTACATCGCTAATACTCAACTCGTcctctaaaaatagaaactcttttttttttttttttttttttttttttttttttttttttttttttttttttttatcattttcttaaaaataaaaactgtctattttcaaaaatttctttctctctaatgagttGGGTCCActgacacattttcttttaacctctcttactttacaaattttcctttaaaattcatagaggaagtaatttatttcaaatatacttGATATGTTGTTCTCTCTTGCACCACTAATAACTTACTATTAGTTTCTTTTTTACATACACTAGTTGTAACTTATATCATGTATTACTCgatatatagtaatattaataggGCTGTGGCACCATTGATCAACTCTATTTCTTAAACTCATCAGTCCTGAGCGTCAAAATCATGGCATCATTTCTCGCCAAAGATGAAATTGAGTGACAGGTCTATCGCGGCCCACTAAAACTGGGCCTGTGCAATGCCCATTATTGAAGACATGTACGTTGAAATCTGGATAGAGGGGGGCTGTATCCATCCAATTTTTACTGCTCCCTCTGTCCGCCGTCAGGAATATTATTTATGGAcgacacatattttaataaatgttaagaaaatgTAGATGGAAAAAAACTAATGTTCttaaatgttaagaaaatgTAGATGGAAAAAAACTAATGGAACATGAGtctcaattgcatatattaattttaaataaaataagtgtggAATggattagtggaatgtgggatcctATTACCATCTATGAGAAAAGTTAACCAAAACTcatattcgcggacggactaaaatgaaaaaacggggCTCCTATTAGCGGACGAGGGAGTACTAGCCACGCGCCGCGCGTCATTTTGTATCGATCGAAAAATCTAATtcagtttgttttctttccgAGTTCTCTGTTCCGTCCAACTCAGTTCACATTTTGGTGGCATTCCTTCAGTATCGGCTACAAACTcctgattttattaatttattattcacgACTGTAAATAATACAGAGTGCCGATAGATGGCGGCCTCTCCGCCTTTGTTTTACTCTTTCTCTCCTCGAATTATCAGCCGCCGGCATACCAATTCGGTCAATCCGCCGCCGTCGTCTTCTAGCTCTTGCTCCCCTTCTCCTTATTCTTCTTACTCTAATTTCTCGTCTCGTCGACCAGGGCGTTACTGGAATTGCATCACACATTCCGGTAGCCTCTTCCTCTCTCTAAAACTGTAATGTGTGGACGAGATTTTACAGATTTTCactattttgtgatttatttaccGGCGATGGAATTGTAGAATTTCTGGAATTTGGTGATTgacttgtttttttctttactgTAAAAACCTGGTGCTTAATCTCTTGCAATTTGATTGTGAAACTTGTTTATCTTTGCGGAATCGAGATCacgaattttgtgaaaaatatgcaatttttaattattgattttgaaatttatgctCTTGTTAGCCTGATGTATCCAAACtgaatttgttaattttaattccattaACAGACAAAGCCACTTACTTGATTGGGTCACTCAATTATTCATCTGCAAATCTAATCATTAATCAATCATGCTTTGCTTAAACGTCATGTTCTAGCCTAATGGAATTAATCAATGCCTGTACTCCATGTTTGGTCAAATAAGCAAGATACATTCTTTGCTGACTCCATGTCAATGTACTTAATCATACAGCATGATAGCATATCTGCTGCAATTTCACTCGGTTAATTTACATATTGCAGGCTTAAAAGTTATCTGGAATCAACATAGCCTTAAGGCTGAAGCTATGAGTACCACTCAAGGagatctttcttcttcaacgGCCATGATAAATTCGGAGGATAAACCCGATCATCTTCTTGTCCTTGTTCATGGAATCATGGGGAGGTATGCTGATTATTGTACATGGATTAAGTGAATACTGATAGCTATCTCGAGAATGTAAAGT
The genomic region above belongs to Salvia hispanica cultivar TCC Black 2014 chromosome 3, UniMelb_Shisp_WGS_1.0, whole genome shotgun sequence and contains:
- the LOC125216137 gene encoding dof zinc finger protein DOF1.5-like; its protein translation is MAEVEERNISGIKLFGTTIPIIKERSEAGDCDRESWKAEDRAAEKRPDKIIPCPRCKSTETKFCYFNNYNVNQPRHFCRGCQRYWTAGGALRNVPIGAGRRKNKPATSEGCFFNDAPRMEVEEWRAAEHGGFEAAKRRRCDLNSQSC